The Nitrogeniibacter aestuarii genome has a window encoding:
- a CDS encoding sigma-54-dependent Fis family transcriptional regulator, with protein sequence MADQKLIEKFNLRSRLRFNIDAGQIWLDENRMLLLHAKAMGHMRRELFDALGEHGARGVLIRMGFGAGQQDAELARSLIGEGDPYDVFNIGPELHAFEGMVKPTITKKEIDWEKGIFIGEVLLANTWEAESHIQHFGIGDDPVCWTIVGYASGYTSQFFKRFIVFREVTCMGRGDHACKLLAKPAELWDPSDGYLDYFRQNPASYPMRRLEDELTALRGRARGPVSTEGEIVGNSPEFRAAFDLVRKAANSPINVLLLGETGVGKEMFARWMHDNSDRASGPFVAINCGAIPHDLIESELFGVEKGAFTGAQHSRPGRFERADGGTLFLDEVGDLPLAAQVKLLRVLQTGEVERLGDHQIRKVNVRLVAATNVDLPKAIAEGRFRADLYYRLSTYPVTLPPLRDRPGDIPPLASALIAKYEKSYGKQLGGLTDRALRALLNHTWLGNVRELENLVERGVLLAPEGGQIEVEHLFADPPAERDAGAQVDVSGVVGNAEESNRNRLCEQVLDRQNFNLDAHEQRLIELAVQRANGNLTHAARALGITRRQLSYRLKRGGGD encoded by the coding sequence ATGGCCGATCAGAAACTCATCGAGAAATTCAACCTGCGCTCCCGCCTGCGCTTCAACATCGACGCCGGGCAGATCTGGCTCGACGAGAACCGCATGCTGCTGCTGCACGCCAAGGCCATGGGCCACATGCGGCGCGAGCTGTTCGACGCCCTGGGCGAGCACGGCGCCCGCGGGGTGCTGATCCGCATGGGCTTCGGCGCCGGCCAGCAGGATGCCGAACTGGCGCGCTCGCTCATCGGCGAGGGCGACCCCTACGATGTGTTCAACATCGGCCCCGAGCTGCATGCCTTCGAGGGCATGGTCAAACCGACCATCACCAAGAAGGAGATCGACTGGGAGAAAGGCATTTTCATCGGCGAGGTGCTGCTGGCCAACACTTGGGAGGCCGAATCCCACATCCAGCACTTCGGCATCGGTGACGACCCGGTGTGCTGGACCATCGTCGGCTATGCCTCGGGCTATACCAGCCAGTTCTTCAAGCGCTTCATCGTGTTCCGCGAGGTGACGTGCATGGGGCGCGGCGACCACGCCTGCAAGCTGCTGGCCAAGCCCGCAGAGCTGTGGGACCCGAGCGACGGCTATCTCGACTACTTCCGCCAGAACCCGGCCTCCTACCCGATGCGCCGGCTTGAAGACGAACTCACCGCTCTGCGTGGCCGTGCCCGTGGCCCGGTGAGCACCGAAGGCGAGATCGTGGGCAATTCGCCGGAATTCCGCGCCGCCTTCGATCTGGTGCGCAAGGCCGCCAACAGCCCCATCAACGTGTTGCTGCTGGGCGAGACCGGTGTGGGCAAGGAGATGTTTGCCCGCTGGATGCACGACAACAGCGACCGCGCCAGCGGCCCCTTCGTGGCCATCAACTGCGGCGCCATCCCGCACGACCTCATCGAATCGGAACTGTTCGGTGTCGAGAAGGGCGCCTTTACCGGCGCCCAGCATTCACGCCCCGGCCGCTTCGAGCGCGCCGACGGTGGCACCCTGTTCCTGGATGAAGTGGGCGACCTGCCGCTGGCCGCGCAGGTCAAGCTGCTGCGTGTGCTGCAGACCGGCGAAGTCGAACGCCTGGGCGATCACCAGATCCGCAAGGTGAACGTACGACTCGTCGCCGCCACCAACGTCGATCTGCCCAAGGCCATTGCCGAAGGCCGCTTCCGTGCCGACCTGTATTACCGCCTGTCCACCTACCCGGTCACCCTCCCGCCCCTGCGCGACCGCCCCGGCGACATTCCGCCGCTGGCCAGTGCGCTCATCGCCAAATATGAAAAGAGCTACGGCAAGCAGCTCGGCGGCCTCACCGACCGCGCCCTGCGCGCCCTGCTGAACCACACCTGGCTGGGCAACGTGCGTGAGCTGGAAAACCTCGTCGAGCGGGGCGTGCTGCTCGCCCCCGAAGGCGGCCAGATCGAAGTCGAACACCTCTTCGCCGACCCCCCGGCCGAACGCGACGCCGGTGCGCAGGTGGACGTCTCCGGCGTGGTCGGCAACGCCGAGGAATCGAACCGCAACCGCCTGTGCGAACAGGTGCTCGACCGCCAGAATTTCAACCTGGACGCCCATGAGCAACGCCTGATCGAGCTGGCCGTGCAGCGCGCCAACGGCAACCTGACCCACGCCGCCAGAGCCTTGGGCATCACGCGGCGGCAGTTGTCGTATCGGTTGAAGCGCGGGGGTGGTGACTGA
- a CDS encoding ATP-binding protein, whose protein sequence is MKLETLRVRNFRCYSDEFCVPFADITALIGKNDSGKSSLMDAMEIFLNDGAPDADDAAKSGNPKDLVIACEFSDLPPEIIIDDAFPTTLASEYLLNAEGQLEIHKRYSGDLKSPKCSSVEAYCVHPSTDGAADLLQLKNADLKARARDLGVNLDGVDQKVNSQLRHRIRDHLGDLAPTPNFVPLNDDNAKKIWTELKKYIPALALFKSDRVSTDQDAEAQDPLKAAVKEAIKEQEAKLKEIEEFVQSQVKSIADETLKKLQEMDANLASQLNPTFQPPKWENLFKASITGDDDIPINKRGSGVKRLVLLSFFRAKAEKAAQKSDHGSVIYAIEEPETSQHPTNQRVLLRALMDLSSEYQVVVTTHTPMLARSLPDQCLRYIHVEDNGTRALQLGGPDTNTLFARALGVLPDSTVKLFVGVEGPNDIAFLQRISSRLSRDGVAVADLEAAEVDGRLIFFPLGGSTLALWSSRLENLNRPEFHLYDRDTTPPEQPKYQDHVDAVNGRADCTAQCTGKLEIENYLHIDAIKAAYAGLNIELARDENFGPFDDVPTEVARLVHSQSESTTPWEELDDEKKGKKISRAKRVLCSQAPSHMTPDLLAEIDADGELLRWLNEVTQVLRQ, encoded by the coding sequence ATGAAACTTGAAACTCTTAGGGTTCGCAACTTCCGCTGCTATTCGGATGAGTTCTGCGTTCCGTTCGCCGACATCACTGCGCTGATTGGGAAGAACGATTCTGGTAAGTCGTCGTTGATGGATGCAATGGAGATTTTCCTTAACGACGGCGCGCCCGATGCAGATGACGCAGCAAAATCAGGCAACCCCAAAGACCTGGTGATCGCATGTGAATTCTCAGACCTTCCACCAGAAATAATTATTGACGACGCGTTTCCTACAACCCTAGCTAGCGAATATCTCCTCAACGCCGAAGGGCAGCTGGAAATTCACAAGCGTTACAGCGGTGACTTGAAGTCCCCAAAGTGCTCTAGTGTTGAGGCGTACTGCGTGCATCCATCAACTGACGGGGCTGCTGACCTCCTTCAGTTGAAGAATGCCGACCTAAAAGCTCGAGCTAGAGATCTCGGGGTCAACCTCGATGGCGTCGATCAAAAGGTAAATTCACAACTCCGCCACCGAATTCGTGACCACCTCGGAGATCTTGCTCCGACACCAAACTTTGTGCCATTAAACGACGACAACGCTAAAAAAATTTGGACAGAACTGAAGAAATACATCCCGGCTCTGGCGCTATTCAAATCCGATAGGGTAAGCACCGATCAAGATGCTGAAGCGCAGGACCCATTGAAGGCAGCGGTAAAAGAAGCGATTAAGGAGCAGGAAGCCAAGCTCAAAGAGATTGAGGAGTTCGTACAATCACAGGTCAAATCAATCGCTGACGAAACCTTAAAGAAGTTGCAGGAGATGGATGCAAACCTGGCATCCCAACTCAACCCGACCTTCCAGCCTCCGAAGTGGGAAAACCTGTTCAAGGCAAGTATCACCGGTGACGACGATATCCCGATCAACAAAAGAGGAAGTGGAGTAAAGCGGCTCGTCCTCCTGAGCTTCTTCCGAGCGAAAGCGGAAAAGGCAGCACAAAAATCTGATCATGGATCGGTTATCTATGCTATCGAGGAGCCTGAAACCAGTCAGCATCCTACTAACCAGCGAGTCTTGCTAAGGGCCTTGATGGACCTCTCGTCAGAGTACCAGGTGGTGGTTACGACTCATACACCGATGCTAGCGAGAAGCCTCCCAGATCAGTGCTTGCGATATATCCATGTTGAAGATAACGGTACGCGTGCGTTGCAGCTGGGCGGCCCCGACACAAACACCCTTTTTGCCCGTGCCCTGGGAGTTTTGCCCGATTCAACAGTGAAGTTGTTCGTCGGCGTCGAGGGACCGAATGACATCGCATTCCTACAGCGGATATCTTCAAGATTGTCGCGTGACGGCGTTGCGGTTGCCGACCTCGAAGCCGCAGAAGTTGATGGAAGGCTGATCTTCTTTCCCTTGGGTGGGTCTACGCTCGCGCTTTGGTCGTCCAGACTTGAGAACTTAAATCGGCCGGAATTTCACCTCTATGATCGCGATACCACTCCACCAGAGCAGCCGAAGTACCAAGATCACGTAGACGCCGTAAATGGTCGAGCTGATTGCACAGCCCAATGCACAGGAAAGCTTGAGATTGAAAACTACCTGCACATAGATGCGATAAAGGCTGCATACGCCGGCCTGAACATCGAACTAGCCCGGGACGAAAACTTTGGCCCGTTCGACGACGTCCCAACCGAGGTTGCTCGGCTCGTGCATAGTCAATCTGAGAGCACCACTCCTTGGGAGGAGCTTGACGATGAAAAGAAAGGAAAAAAGATCTCGAGAGCTAAACGGGTATTGTGCTCCCAAGCTCCTTCGCACATGACGCCTGACCTGCTGGCCGAGATCGACGCCGATGGTGAATTGCTGAGGTGGCTTAATGAAGTCACACAAGTACTGCGCCAATAG
- a CDS encoding ExeM/NucH family extracellular endonuclease, with product MTTRRHRLATQRTLALAISTLFATPPALAAGELLINEFSASTAGTDVEYVELVGAPNTAVSGYTLLEIEGDSTAAGTIDSVIPVDGTTNPDGLLLKSLAANELENGSMTLLLVKDFSGAAGDDVDTDNDGTFDATPWREIVDSVAINDGGSSDLTYGPTLGRNYDGISSFAPGGASRLPDGVDTDSPQDWVRNDFDLAGIAGQAGSLEPGEALNTPGLPNATEPTVVAGQCGDEATPIHAIQGSGATFALGGAQSVEAVVTALMPGLRGFYIQEEAGDEDGDPTTSEGLFVFTGSSSFSVAVGDRVRVNGTVIEYTTSGGSSMTEMSGSPTVQVCGSGETITPTALLFPLDSAEAMEAYEGMLVQLPQELVISEYFNFDRYGEVVIGLPPEGQSRFYTPTAVAAPGADANQLAADYVTRRLLIDDGRSTQNPTPPIHPGNGEAFTLNNRFRGGDTVSGITGVVDETFGRYRLQPTGYGTYLSLNDRPDAPAEVGGNVRVASMNVLNYFLSLDTGADICGAAQDMECRGADTAEEFTRQREKILSALAGLDADVIGLIEMENTPGVEPAADLVAGLNDRVGAGTYAFIDTGVVGTDAIRVGLLYKPARVSPVGSFAVLDSSMDARFIDDKNRPALAQTFASAVSGERFTVAVNHLKSKGSDCNDLNDPDLGDGQGNCNLTRTTAAQALADWLASDPTASGSTRTLVIGDLNSYTREDPITALRSAGYTNLLAAFGGDTAYSYVFDGQAGYLDHALASASLAPAVTGTTVWHINADEPDLIDYDTSFKADAEDALYAPDAYRSSDHDPVLVGLDLIAPTLEVTLDADMLWPPNHRMVEVHASITASDDSGETPTVKLLSVTSNEQDNGHGDGHTHGDIVIIDDQTIGLRAERSRRGHGREYTLTYTATDAAGNTTIKQTVVSVPRHR from the coding sequence ATGACGACACGTCGCCACCGCCTTGCCACCCAGCGCACGCTCGCGCTGGCCATCTCGACCCTGTTCGCAACCCCGCCGGCACTGGCCGCGGGCGAACTGCTGATCAACGAGTTTTCCGCCAGCACCGCCGGCACCGACGTGGAGTACGTTGAACTCGTCGGCGCCCCGAACACCGCGGTCAGTGGTTACACCCTGCTCGAGATCGAGGGCGACAGCACGGCCGCCGGCACCATCGATTCGGTGATTCCGGTCGATGGCACGACCAACCCCGACGGTCTGCTGCTCAAGTCGCTGGCGGCCAATGAGCTGGAGAACGGCTCCATGACCCTGCTGCTGGTCAAAGACTTCAGCGGCGCCGCCGGTGACGATGTGGACACCGACAACGACGGCACGTTCGATGCCACGCCGTGGCGCGAGATCGTCGATTCGGTTGCCATCAACGATGGCGGCAGCAGCGACCTGACCTACGGCCCGACCCTGGGCCGCAACTACGACGGCATCAGCAGCTTCGCCCCGGGCGGCGCCTCGCGCCTGCCCGATGGCGTCGACACCGATTCGCCGCAGGACTGGGTGCGCAATGATTTCGATCTGGCGGGCATCGCCGGTCAGGCCGGCTCGCTGGAACCGGGTGAAGCGCTCAACACGCCGGGGCTGCCCAATGCCACCGAGCCGACCGTGGTCGCCGGACAGTGCGGCGACGAAGCCACCCCGATCCATGCCATCCAGGGCAGCGGTGCCACCTTCGCACTGGGCGGCGCTCAGAGCGTGGAAGCGGTCGTGACGGCGCTGATGCCGGGCCTGCGCGGTTTCTATATTCAGGAAGAGGCTGGCGACGAAGACGGCGACCCGACCACCTCGGAAGGCCTGTTCGTCTTCACCGGCAGCAGCAGCTTCAGTGTGGCGGTGGGCGACCGGGTGCGGGTCAACGGCACGGTGATCGAATACACCACCAGCGGCGGCAGCTCGATGACCGAGATGAGCGGCTCGCCCACCGTGCAAGTGTGCGGCAGCGGCGAGACGATCACCCCGACCGCCCTGCTCTTCCCGCTCGACAGCGCCGAGGCCATGGAGGCCTACGAGGGCATGCTGGTCCAGCTGCCGCAGGAACTGGTCATCAGCGAGTATTTCAACTTCGACCGCTACGGCGAGGTGGTGATCGGCCTGCCGCCCGAAGGCCAGAGCCGCTTCTACACCCCCACCGCCGTGGCCGCGCCGGGCGCCGACGCCAACCAGCTCGCCGCCGACTACGTCACCCGCCGCCTGCTCATCGACGACGGGCGCAGCACCCAGAACCCGACCCCGCCGATCCATCCGGGCAACGGCGAAGCCTTCACGCTCAACAACCGCTTCCGCGGGGGCGACACCGTCAGCGGCATCACCGGCGTGGTGGACGAAACCTTCGGCCGCTACCGCCTGCAACCCACCGGGTACGGCACCTACCTGAGCCTCAACGACCGGCCCGATGCACCGGCGGAGGTGGGCGGCAACGTCCGTGTGGCGAGCATGAACGTGCTCAACTACTTCCTGAGTCTCGACACCGGCGCCGACATCTGCGGCGCGGCACAGGACATGGAATGCCGTGGCGCCGACACGGCCGAGGAATTCACCCGTCAGCGCGAGAAGATCCTGTCGGCCCTGGCGGGCCTCGATGCCGACGTGATCGGCCTGATCGAAATGGAAAACACCCCCGGGGTCGAGCCTGCGGCCGATCTGGTGGCGGGCCTCAATGACCGCGTCGGTGCCGGCACCTATGCCTTCATCGACACCGGTGTGGTCGGCACCGACGCCATTCGCGTCGGCCTGCTCTACAAGCCAGCCCGCGTGAGCCCGGTCGGCAGCTTTGCGGTGCTCGACAGCTCGATGGACGCCCGCTTCATCGACGACAAGAACCGCCCGGCCCTGGCCCAGACCTTCGCCTCGGCCGTCAGCGGCGAGCGCTTCACCGTGGCAGTCAATCACCTCAAGTCGAAGGGCTCTGACTGCAATGACCTGAACGACCCCGATCTGGGCGACGGTCAGGGCAACTGCAACCTGACCCGCACTACGGCCGCGCAGGCGCTGGCCGACTGGCTGGCCAGCGACCCGACCGCCAGCGGCAGCACCCGCACCCTCGTCATCGGCGATCTGAACAGCTATACCCGGGAAGACCCGATCACGGCCCTGCGTTCAGCCGGCTACACCAACCTGCTCGCGGCCTTCGGTGGCGACACGGCCTACTCCTACGTATTCGACGGCCAGGCCGGCTACCTCGACCACGCACTGGCCAGCGCCAGCCTCGCCCCGGCCGTCACCGGCACCACGGTCTGGCACATCAATGCCGACGAACCGGACCTGATCGACTACGACACGAGCTTCAAGGCCGATGCGGAAGACGCCCTCTACGCCCCCGACGCCTATCGCTCGTCCGACCACGATCCGGTGCTGGTGGGTCTGGACCTGATCGCCCCGACGCTGGAAGTGACGCTGGACGCCGACATGCTGTGGCCGCCCAATCACCGCATGGTCGAAGTGCACGCCAGCATCACCGCCAGCGACGACAGTGGCGAGACACCCACGGTCAAGCTGCTGTCGGTCACCTCGAACGAGCAGGACAACGGCCATGGCGACGGCCACACCCACGGGGATATCGTGATCATCGATGACCAGACCATCGGTCTGCGCGCCGAGCGCAGCAGACGTGGCCACGGTCGCGAATACACGCTTACCTACACCGCCACCGATGCCGCCGGTAACACCACCATCAAGCAGACGGTGGTTTCCGTACCCAGACATCGCTGA
- a CDS encoding Crp/Fnr family transcriptional regulator gives MTPAHAPHQAFIDMPARRRTLPAGYLVATPNHTENQVFMVESGRLRVSLTGQSRALTLSYLEPGDIYTTHTPTYIETVSPTVLRMVETAQFAQQLRTDPAAIGTVMRVLGRLLENSVALVEDLAFRDVPARLARFLLGLAERRGTAVAGGVLVPLELNMEDVASLLGTTRQTASSLMNQFERDGWLQRPTRRSVLVTNMARLEALAGRDGSVG, from the coding sequence ATGACCCCTGCCCACGCCCCGCATCAGGCCTTCATCGACATGCCCGCCCGCCGCAGGACGCTGCCGGCCGGGTATCTCGTGGCGACGCCGAATCACACGGAAAATCAGGTGTTCATGGTCGAATCCGGGCGTTTGAGGGTGTCTCTGACGGGCCAGAGCCGGGCGCTCACCCTGAGCTACCTCGAACCGGGCGACATCTACACCACCCATACTCCCACCTACATCGAAACCGTGTCGCCCACGGTGCTTCGCATGGTCGAAACCGCACAATTCGCACAACAGTTGCGCACCGACCCGGCCGCCATCGGCACCGTCATGCGGGTGCTGGGACGATTGCTGGAAAACTCGGTGGCCCTGGTCGAGGATCTGGCCTTTCGGGACGTGCCGGCCCGGCTTGCGCGATTTCTGCTCGGCCTGGCCGAACGACGCGGGACGGCCGTGGCCGGCGGAGTGCTGGTCCCGCTGGAACTGAACATGGAAGACGTGGCCAGCCTGCTGGGGACCACCCGCCAGACCGCCTCCAGCCTCATGAACCAGTTCGAGCGCGACGGCTGGCTGCAGCGGCCCACGCGCCGCTCCGTGCTGGTGACCAACATGGCGCGCCTCGAGGCGCTGGCCGGTCGCGACGGCAGTGTCGGCTAG
- the cowN gene encoding N(2)-fixation sustaining protein CowN, with protein sequence MSTPSRCTPTTDRYVSFKGIDCAGNARALMARIEHHMTHGHGSAFWDYFMNKRKAQSGPTPDELFLIHSNLNQVRELFEAADDEDALELLFRLEEECC encoded by the coding sequence ATGAGCACCCCCAGCCGCTGCACCCCGACGACCGACCGCTATGTGAGCTTCAAGGGCATCGATTGCGCCGGTAACGCTCGCGCCCTCATGGCGCGCATCGAACACCACATGACCCACGGTCACGGTTCGGCCTTCTGGGATTACTTCATGAACAAGCGCAAGGCGCAGTCAGGGCCGACGCCGGATGAGCTGTTCCTCATTCATTCGAACCTGAACCAGGTGCGCGAGCTGTTCGAAGCGGCGGACGATGAGGACGCCCTTGAACTGCTGTTCCGGCTCGAAGAGGAATGCTGCTGA
- a CDS encoding LysR family transcriptional regulator has product MLDRVQPQAGPVELYHLRTFCAVADAGHLTRAAERLCLSQPTISAHIKALEGMLGLTLFERTPKGMTLTPAGTELLTLATSTLAAAGQVQARAAELRGELVGVLRVGINTDAEFLRLPELQRLMTARHPRIALELLAGSTGANLAKLQAGDLHASFASGPVDPARFAHRHIRDEDMAIAAPLAWQARLAGADLDTLVREPWIHNAPDHIQTQVLDALFAPMGQTPARAAVVNRKDSILAMVAANVGVAISRREDIERAAASRAICALPMALPPVRLNFVWPNTQAQSPLLGALIAAVEAVWPDVD; this is encoded by the coding sequence ATGCTTGACCGCGTTCAACCCCAGGCAGGCCCCGTGGAGCTTTATCACCTCAGAACCTTCTGCGCCGTTGCCGACGCCGGACACCTGACCCGCGCCGCCGAACGCCTGTGCCTGAGCCAGCCCACCATCAGCGCCCACATCAAGGCGCTGGAAGGCATGCTCGGACTGACGCTGTTCGAGCGCACACCCAAAGGCATGACGCTGACCCCGGCGGGCACGGAGTTGCTGACGCTCGCCACAAGCACCCTGGCCGCCGCCGGGCAGGTTCAGGCGCGGGCGGCTGAACTGCGTGGCGAGCTGGTGGGGGTGCTGCGCGTGGGCATCAATACCGATGCCGAGTTTCTCCGCCTCCCCGAACTCCAGCGCCTCATGACAGCGCGCCATCCGCGCATCGCGCTCGAGCTGCTCGCCGGGAGCACCGGCGCCAACCTCGCCAAGCTGCAGGCGGGCGATCTGCATGCGAGTTTCGCGAGCGGGCCCGTCGACCCGGCCCGCTTCGCCCATCGTCACATCCGCGACGAGGACATGGCCATTGCCGCCCCCCTCGCCTGGCAGGCACGACTGGCCGGCGCCGATCTCGACACCCTGGTGCGCGAACCGTGGATCCACAACGCACCGGATCACATCCAGACGCAGGTGCTCGACGCGCTGTTCGCACCCATGGGGCAGACGCCGGCCCGCGCGGCGGTGGTGAATCGCAAGGATTCCATCCTCGCCATGGTGGCGGCCAACGTGGGCGTGGCGATTTCGCGCCGGGAAGACATCGAGCGCGCGGCCGCCTCACGTGCCATCTGCGCGCTGCCGATGGCCTTGCCGCCCGTCCGCCTGAACTTTGTCTGGCCGAACACGCAGGCGCAAAGCCCGCTCCTCGGCGCACTGATCGCCGCCGTCGAGGCGGTCTGGCCAGACGTCGATTGA
- a CDS encoding DUF695 domain-containing protein has product MKGVGADEDKDWVVTRLMGDKGLCQLRVARLPDGFDFSAYADRVHILWRFDGGDEAMPSAAEEAAMAEFEHALVDMLRADRQGALVMVLNELGHREFVIHITREDRLIHYLNTIDEAIALPIEVQADSDADGTFFKAHAGHLLHKTA; this is encoded by the coding sequence ATGAAGGGCGTGGGCGCAGACGAAGACAAGGATTGGGTGGTCACCCGGCTCATGGGTGACAAGGGTCTGTGCCAGCTGCGCGTCGCCCGGCTGCCCGACGGCTTCGACTTTTCGGCGTATGCCGACCGGGTTCACATCCTCTGGCGATTCGACGGTGGCGACGAGGCCATGCCGAGCGCGGCTGAAGAGGCGGCCATGGCCGAATTCGAACACGCGCTCGTCGACATGCTCAGGGCCGATCGCCAGGGCGCGCTGGTCATGGTGCTCAACGAGCTGGGTCATCGGGAGTTCGTGATTCACATCACCCGCGAGGACCGGCTCATCCACTATCTCAATACCATCGACGAAGCCATTGCCCTGCCCATCGAGGTCCAGGCCGATTCGGACGCAGACGGAACCTTCTTCAAGGCCCACGCAGGGCATCTCCTTCACAAGACCGCCTGA
- a CDS encoding 2Fe-2S iron-sulfur cluster-binding protein, translated as MHYQVTIEETGERYTCGEQENLLIAMARSGRRGIPVGCRGGGCGVCKVEVTAGEYETRAMSCQHVTEEDRAERRLLACRVFPRGDVSVKVLGKMHKAVCTNAGLRPTEKTRI; from the coding sequence ATGCACTACCAGGTCACGATCGAAGAGACCGGCGAGCGCTACACGTGCGGTGAGCAGGAGAACCTGCTGATCGCCATGGCCCGTTCCGGTCGTCGCGGCATCCCGGTGGGGTGCCGCGGGGGTGGCTGTGGTGTCTGCAAGGTGGAGGTCACGGCCGGGGAATACGAGACCCGCGCCATGAGCTGCCAGCATGTCACCGAGGAAGACCGGGCCGAGCGCCGTTTGCTCGCTTGCCGTGTGTTTCCCCGGGGCGATGTGTCAGTGAAGGTGCTGGGCAAGATGCACAAGGCGGTCTGTACGAACGCCGGCTTGCGCCCGACAGAGAAAACCAGAATCTGA